A single Crateriforma conspicua DNA region contains:
- a CDS encoding sulfatase family protein: MMQWLYRTVAIVLLLFLGVSHAADRLNILLITADDLGPQLSCYGDSIAKTPEIDDLAKHSVQFQTAYVSQASCSPSRSTMLTGLYPHGNGHYGLANANVGFQLHPELRDNVLPNVLKRAGYRTGIIGKLHVNPEDSFQFDMRQRDGFGNRLVRKQLQYAKEFVSQSDGQPWFLMFNLFDPHVARERLASGNRGPQYFPDQVEGLPENVLTAQDVPPWPWQQMDSRAQRTKIAGYYNCLHRIDAAIGMLRQMLQKSGHWDDTLIIFLGDHGPPFARGKTSCYEAGLRVPFLPRWPGVSEPHVSNRLVGSVDIYPTILDAAGVEMNSPLHGRSLRPVLVQSELVDWRDTLVAEFHYHGGSPFFPRRAITDGRFKLIHNLRSGEVTASPSVDGDRANVMAEKLESDHPARLAMERLADPPEWELYDLKDDPIEFDNRANDPAMAKEVSRLKQALALWQQRTKDPFVDAGFRDKIERKYQKSSN; the protein is encoded by the coding sequence TGCCGCGGACAGGCTGAACATTCTTTTGATCACCGCTGATGATTTAGGGCCACAGCTTTCCTGCTACGGAGATTCGATCGCCAAGACGCCTGAGATCGACGACTTGGCGAAGCATTCGGTCCAGTTTCAAACGGCATACGTGAGCCAAGCGTCTTGCAGCCCATCGCGGTCCACGATGCTCACCGGCTTGTACCCGCACGGAAACGGTCACTACGGATTGGCGAACGCCAATGTTGGATTCCAGTTGCATCCGGAATTGCGTGACAACGTGCTGCCAAATGTGCTCAAACGGGCCGGATATCGCACAGGGATTATCGGAAAGCTGCACGTGAATCCGGAGGATTCGTTTCAGTTTGACATGCGGCAAAGAGACGGATTCGGCAACCGGTTAGTCCGAAAGCAATTGCAGTATGCCAAAGAGTTCGTCAGCCAATCAGATGGGCAGCCATGGTTTCTAATGTTCAATCTTTTCGATCCGCATGTTGCGCGCGAGCGACTTGCGAGCGGGAATCGAGGTCCACAATATTTTCCAGACCAAGTCGAAGGATTGCCGGAGAATGTTTTAACCGCACAGGATGTCCCACCGTGGCCGTGGCAACAAATGGATTCGCGGGCACAACGAACCAAGATCGCGGGATACTACAACTGCCTGCATCGGATCGATGCGGCGATTGGAATGCTGAGGCAGATGCTTCAAAAATCAGGCCATTGGGATGACACGTTGATCATTTTCCTTGGGGATCATGGACCACCCTTCGCGCGAGGAAAGACCAGTTGCTATGAAGCCGGGCTGCGCGTCCCGTTCTTGCCCCGCTGGCCGGGCGTGTCTGAGCCACATGTTTCGAACCGTTTGGTCGGCAGTGTTGATATTTATCCGACGATCTTGGACGCAGCTGGTGTCGAAATGAATTCACCGCTGCATGGACGTTCGCTAAGGCCGGTTTTGGTGCAATCAGAATTGGTGGATTGGCGTGATACGCTGGTCGCTGAATTCCATTATCACGGCGGATCGCCTTTTTTCCCGAGAAGGGCCATCACCGATGGCCGGTTCAAGTTGATTCATAACTTGCGTTCCGGCGAAGTCACCGCTTCACCGTCGGTCGATGGTGATCGAGCCAACGTCATGGCTGAAAAGCTGGAGTCTGATCATCCGGCCAGGCTGGCGATGGAGCGTTTAGCTGATCCGCCGGAGTGGGAATTGTACGATCTGAAAGACGATCCGATCGAGTTCGACAACCGGGCAAACGATCCGGCAATGGCCAAGGAGGTAAGCCGATTGAAACAGGCTTTGGCCCTGTGGCAACAGCGAACGAAGGATCCGTTTGTTGATGCGGGTTTTCGCGACAAGATCGAAAGGAAGTATCAGAAATCGTCCAACTGA
- a CDS encoding DUF1592 domain-containing protein: MSLPVTIRMERFLTNAFAAILLAVMPMRTDDCSAQSVLPADHEARKAEAEQYFQKSIRPFIKTYCLDCHQNRRPTEAGLSFTPALDTPGHAAFSEKWKKAVARVKAHDMPPEGLDQPSDEERHNFVQWLDQVKYLSPKDPGPFVIRRLTKTEYANTLRDLFGVDPKVADRLPDEVSGEGYLNSLSPLQLEQYLAITDQVVNQVIATDESSPTNWHREWIGKLPSDDSDVRAAVGKIAGSLAKNVYRRPASDDEVAVLLDVFELGRGKGLSEIASLRLMLKAMLVSPQFLFITPAEGTAAPAGIVPLDDHQIASRLSYLLWATMPDAELMALADSKRLHDPPTLKAQVNRMLNDPRSRALFDGFGAQWLGLTDLKTRAFDVSKFPQMTDAMRSAMYDEVRLFFEDVVRNNHSVTRLIDCDYTFLNNDLAEIYGLQDVVSGPEMRRVSLSDRNRGGILGMPGVLAATSFPNRTSPVIRGVWVLQQVLGEQVPSAPPDVPELETQDQQSVANLTLRERTELHRTDPVCANCHQLLDPIGFGLENFDAIGRWRDQDENGLAIDATGELPDGSRFTSPEELKAMIAGRVDDFSRNLLEKLLAYALGRRLEGYDEIVVDELMREIAADDYRMQTIVTAVVTSYPFTHRQTD, encoded by the coding sequence ATGAGCCTGCCGGTAACCATCCGAATGGAACGTTTTCTAACGAACGCTTTTGCTGCGATCTTGTTGGCCGTCATGCCAATGCGGACCGACGATTGCTCCGCACAGTCAGTTTTGCCGGCGGACCATGAGGCTCGAAAAGCCGAAGCGGAGCAATATTTTCAGAAAAGCATTCGTCCGTTCATCAAGACCTATTGCCTGGATTGTCATCAGAATCGACGTCCGACCGAGGCAGGGCTCAGCTTCACCCCCGCGCTCGATACGCCGGGGCATGCGGCCTTCAGTGAAAAATGGAAGAAGGCAGTTGCTCGCGTGAAAGCGCATGACATGCCTCCGGAAGGGTTAGATCAGCCCAGCGATGAAGAACGACATAACTTTGTCCAGTGGCTGGATCAGGTCAAATACCTTAGCCCCAAAGACCCGGGCCCGTTTGTCATCAGGCGTCTGACCAAGACAGAATACGCCAACACATTGCGTGATCTGTTTGGTGTTGATCCCAAGGTTGCCGATCGTCTGCCTGACGAGGTCAGCGGTGAAGGTTATCTCAACTCTCTTTCTCCACTTCAGCTAGAACAATACCTTGCAATCACCGATCAGGTGGTGAATCAGGTCATCGCGACGGACGAGTCGTCTCCGACGAACTGGCATAGGGAATGGATCGGAAAGCTTCCCTCCGATGATTCCGATGTTCGTGCAGCCGTCGGAAAGATTGCCGGATCGCTTGCCAAAAATGTCTATCGGCGGCCGGCGTCGGATGATGAAGTGGCGGTCCTGTTGGATGTTTTCGAACTGGGACGTGGAAAAGGACTTTCGGAAATCGCATCACTGCGTTTGATGCTCAAGGCGATGTTGGTTTCTCCGCAATTCCTGTTTATCACACCCGCCGAAGGGACCGCTGCCCCGGCGGGGATTGTTCCACTGGATGACCATCAGATCGCCTCGCGTTTGTCATACTTGTTGTGGGCAACGATGCCGGATGCCGAACTGATGGCACTGGCTGATTCCAAACGATTGCATGATCCACCGACGTTGAAGGCTCAAGTCAATCGCATGTTGAACGATCCTCGGTCTCGAGCATTGTTCGATGGTTTTGGCGCGCAGTGGCTGGGGCTGACAGACCTGAAGACCAGGGCGTTTGACGTATCAAAGTTCCCACAGATGACCGACGCGATGAGATCGGCCATGTATGACGAGGTGCGATTGTTTTTCGAAGACGTAGTACGCAACAATCACAGCGTAACGCGTCTGATCGACTGCGATTACACGTTTCTCAACAATGACTTGGCAGAAATCTATGGTCTGCAGGACGTTGTTTCGGGACCAGAGATGCGTCGGGTATCTTTGTCCGATCGCAATCGTGGAGGGATTCTTGGGATGCCCGGTGTTTTGGCTGCCACGTCGTTTCCCAATCGCACCAGCCCGGTCATTCGTGGCGTGTGGGTATTGCAGCAAGTGTTGGGGGAACAGGTGCCATCGGCCCCGCCCGATGTGCCGGAACTCGAAACGCAGGATCAGCAATCCGTAGCCAACTTGACGCTGCGCGAACGGACGGAACTGCATCGAACGGATCCTGTCTGTGCAAACTGCCACCAATTGCTTGATCCGATCGGTTTCGGTCTGGAGAACTTTGACGCGATCGGTCGCTGGCGTGATCAAGATGAAAATGGACTTGCCATCGACGCCACGGGCGAACTTCCCGACGGAAGTCGATTCACCAGCCCTGAAGAATTGAAGGCGATGATTGCCGGTCGCGTCGACGACTTTTCACGCAACTTGCTGGAGAAGTTGTTAGCCTATGCTTTAGGTCGAAGGCTGGAAGGCTACGACGAGATCGTCGTCGATGAATTGATGCGAGAAATTGCAGCGGATGACTATCGAATGCAAACGATCGTCACCGCCGTGGTCACCAGTTATCCCTTCACACATCGCCAGACCGACTGA
- a CDS encoding nucleoside hydrolase, whose product MSAPQVGSTAVVSADASQRIVPAPPTPDQRLPLLIDSDVANEIDDLYAISLALAASERFELQGMVATHFAQWAGPDSTDQSFELLQQLLEVSGNQGRFPIARGGDPMQYSKVPTSSEGADLIVRLARQASPSNPLWVVVLGAATNTASAILQAPDIQPNLRVVFHARCAHHWPERTVQFNVVGDVIAVQTLLESQAPLVWFDTGTKLTIPYAETKARLAPMGATGKFLHQFRDQKPQFAKATKGFFDVGDIAWLMDPTLCKMEVVSTPRLQRTLAFEGSQRHGEMLRVSEIDVDRTWKLFFDTLARSPQLR is encoded by the coding sequence GTGTCTGCACCGCAAGTCGGATCCACCGCCGTCGTATCAGCCGACGCATCGCAGCGAATCGTTCCGGCTCCTCCTACGCCCGATCAACGATTGCCGCTGTTGATCGATAGCGATGTTGCGAATGAGATTGATGATCTTTACGCCATCTCGCTAGCGCTTGCGGCCAGCGAGCGGTTTGAGCTTCAGGGGATGGTGGCTACACACTTCGCGCAGTGGGCGGGCCCCGACAGCACTGACCAGTCGTTTGAACTGTTACAGCAACTGTTGGAAGTATCTGGAAACCAAGGTCGATTTCCGATAGCCCGTGGTGGCGACCCCATGCAGTATTCAAAGGTTCCCACTTCCAGTGAGGGAGCGGACCTCATTGTTAGGCTGGCACGGCAGGCGTCGCCGAGCAATCCGCTTTGGGTTGTCGTGTTGGGAGCCGCGACCAATACAGCAAGTGCCATACTGCAGGCACCCGACATTCAACCCAACCTGCGGGTTGTCTTTCATGCCCGCTGTGCCCACCACTGGCCGGAGCGAACGGTTCAGTTCAATGTCGTGGGCGATGTGATCGCCGTTCAAACTTTGTTGGAAAGCCAAGCACCGTTGGTGTGGTTCGACACAGGAACCAAGCTGACGATTCCGTATGCAGAAACGAAAGCAAGGCTTGCCCCGATGGGAGCCACCGGAAAATTTCTGCATCAATTTCGAGACCAGAAGCCGCAATTCGCCAAAGCCACGAAAGGCTTTTTCGATGTCGGTGACATTGCTTGGTTGATGGATCCAACCCTATGCAAGATGGAGGTCGTTTCCACACCTCGACTGCAGCGAACGTTGGCTTTTGAAGGGTCACAACGTCACGGCGAAATGTTGCGAGTCAGTGAGATTGACGTGGATCGCACCTGGAAACTTTTCTTTGACACCCTTGCGCGGTCACCGCAACTTCGTTAG
- a CDS encoding DUF1552 domain-containing protein, producing MSTDSTIGRRSYLKGAGAALALPLLDAMGWADSGSGKALKPPVRLGFMYMPHGVIMDQFWPADAHSFLTSPPPAIKSLQPVLDQCLMMKGISGVSNGPYKGAPHALELSTWLTAALPDPDRRDEIAISISADQIAANALGAFTTLPSLELATMPQTWKENQAGLNEAYYSHCSFRSPTQAVPAEINPRNVLNRLFNTKDQDSGQVSSGISPLDRSMLDLVLGGARDLRRTLSPNDQQKLDEYLDSVRSVERRIAAIELRQKEAALEKAGIRPSRSHKSDSPPIEVKIPEGDKRSEYMQVMCDLNVLAFQTDTTRVCTYIGSTPNGASYPELGFSDKHHSTTHHNNQPEKVRKVAAITEFNIEQFAYMVKKMHRLREGDGTLLDNCIMMWGSGLEDGNKHTRENLPFILAGRGGGSMNTGRFLPDVQGNQGDLLTTLLACAGVPLDRPVGIATKQIAELSAKG from the coding sequence ATGAGCACAGACAGCACGATTGGACGAAGATCCTATCTCAAGGGGGCGGGAGCCGCGCTAGCTTTGCCTCTATTGGATGCGATGGGATGGGCGGATTCGGGGTCCGGCAAAGCGTTGAAACCTCCGGTCCGTTTGGGGTTCATGTACATGCCTCATGGCGTGATCATGGATCAGTTTTGGCCCGCCGATGCGCACAGTTTCTTGACGTCGCCACCACCGGCAATCAAATCATTGCAACCGGTTTTGGACCAATGTCTGATGATGAAAGGCATTTCGGGAGTTTCCAATGGACCGTACAAAGGTGCCCCGCATGCCTTGGAGTTGTCGACTTGGCTAACCGCGGCGTTGCCGGATCCCGATCGACGTGATGAGATCGCGATTTCGATTTCCGCGGACCAAATTGCGGCTAACGCATTGGGAGCGTTTACGACGCTGCCTTCGTTGGAACTGGCCACGATGCCTCAAACGTGGAAAGAAAACCAAGCGGGATTGAACGAAGCATACTATTCCCACTGCAGCTTTCGTTCGCCGACCCAGGCGGTTCCTGCTGAAATCAATCCACGAAATGTGTTGAATCGGCTATTCAATACGAAAGACCAGGACAGCGGACAAGTTTCATCGGGAATCAGTCCGCTGGACCGCAGCATGTTGGATTTGGTGCTTGGCGGTGCACGTGATTTGCGGCGGACGCTGTCGCCGAACGACCAGCAAAAGCTGGATGAATATTTGGATAGTGTGCGGTCGGTGGAACGACGAATTGCCGCCATCGAATTGCGGCAGAAGGAAGCGGCCCTGGAAAAGGCTGGAATTCGACCGAGTCGAAGTCACAAGTCGGATTCGCCACCGATCGAAGTGAAGATTCCTGAAGGAGACAAACGCAGCGAGTACATGCAGGTCATGTGCGATTTGAATGTGCTGGCATTCCAAACCGACACGACTCGGGTGTGCACCTACATCGGGTCGACGCCCAACGGTGCGTCCTATCCGGAACTGGGTTTTTCTGACAAGCATCATTCGACAACACACCACAATAATCAGCCGGAAAAGGTTCGAAAGGTCGCCGCCATCACGGAGTTCAATATCGAACAGTTTGCCTACATGGTGAAAAAGATGCACCGCTTGCGTGAAGGCGATGGGACACTTTTGGACAACTGCATCATGATGTGGGGGTCCGGACTGGAAGATGGCAACAAGCATACCCGTGAAAATTTGCCCTTCATTCTGGCCGGACGCGGCGGTGGTTCAATGAATACCGGACGTTTTCTTCCAGATGTTCAAGGGAATCAGGGAGATTTGTTGACGACGTTGTTGGCCTGTGCCGGCGTGCCTTTGGATCGTCCCGTGGGAATCGCAACCAAGCAAATTGCGGAGTTGTCTGCGAAAGGCTAG